One window from the genome of Planctomycetaceae bacterium encodes:
- a CDS encoding DUF1552 domain-containing protein — translation MNPYLSRRDFLIKTGISAAAANFLMGIPGLGWAAEQQASRKKRVVFIFSPNGVIPDHFWPDEEGPDFTLKRILEPLADFRNRMLTLHGICNRIKGDGDGHMRGIGCLLTGIELFPGDVQGGSDTPAGWSMGISVDQHIKNQLQANAATQTRFGSLEFGVMVPDRADTWTRWSYAGPNQPVAPIDNPYQMFDKLYGQTRNRELLASVLDDLSDDFRKVQQMIGSEDRRLLEDHLTMVREVEKELQSELSRKGQDSPGHAVPELPPNVDEENDNIPQISRMQMDLLVNSFASDFARVATFQITNSVGQPRMKWLGIDEGHHGLSHEPDSNEEAYEKLIKINTWYCEQVAYLAKRLAETPEPGGQGSLLDNTTIIWTNELGKGNSHTRDNIPFVMVGEGLGYKMGRSMKFGKVPHNRLLMSISEGMGFPVESFGNPDFCKDGALTGLS, via the coding sequence ATGAATCCCTATTTGTCTCGACGTGATTTCCTGATCAAGACCGGCATTAGCGCGGCCGCTGCCAATTTCCTGATGGGTATTCCCGGGTTGGGTTGGGCTGCAGAACAGCAAGCGTCGCGCAAGAAACGCGTTGTGTTTATTTTCAGTCCCAACGGTGTGATTCCGGACCATTTCTGGCCGGACGAAGAAGGCCCGGACTTCACGCTCAAACGCATTCTTGAACCGCTGGCCGACTTCCGGAACAGAATGCTGACCCTGCATGGAATCTGCAACAGAATCAAGGGGGATGGTGACGGCCACATGCGTGGAATCGGCTGCCTGCTGACGGGGATTGAGCTGTTCCCGGGCGACGTGCAGGGCGGGTCTGACACTCCGGCTGGCTGGTCGATGGGCATCTCCGTCGACCAACACATCAAAAATCAATTGCAGGCCAATGCTGCAACGCAGACCCGCTTCGGATCACTGGAATTTGGCGTGATGGTACCGGATCGAGCGGATACCTGGACACGCTGGTCCTACGCTGGTCCGAATCAGCCTGTCGCGCCGATCGACAATCCGTACCAGATGTTCGACAAGCTTTATGGTCAAACACGAAATCGGGAATTGCTCGCCAGTGTGCTCGATGATCTTTCGGACGATTTTCGCAAAGTTCAGCAGATGATCGGATCGGAAGACCGACGCTTGCTGGAAGATCATTTGACGATGGTTCGGGAGGTTGAAAAGGAATTGCAGTCAGAGTTGTCCAGGAAAGGGCAGGATTCTCCCGGACATGCGGTGCCGGAACTTCCACCCAACGTTGATGAAGAGAATGACAACATTCCGCAAATCAGCCGCATGCAAATGGATCTTCTTGTCAACAGCTTTGCATCTGACTTTGCCCGGGTTGCGACATTCCAGATCACCAACAGTGTTGGTCAGCCACGCATGAAGTGGCTGGGAATCGATGAAGGTCATCATGGTCTTTCGCATGAGCCTGACAGCAACGAAGAAGCGTACGAAAAGCTGATCAAGATCAATACCTGGTACTGTGAACAGGTGGCCTATCTTGCAAAACGACTGGCCGAAACTCCCGAGCCAGGTGGGCAGGGATCGTTGCTCGACAACACGACAATTATCTGGACGAATGAGCTTGGAAAAGGAAACTCACACACGCGGGACAATATTCCGTTTGTGATGGTCGGCGAAGGGCTCGGATACAAGATGGGAAGGTCGATGAAGTTCGGAAAAGTGCCGCACAACCGCCTTTTGATGAGTATCTCAGAAGGAATGGGGTTCCCTGTGGAAAGTTTTGGAAATCCGGACTTCTGCAAGGACGGAGCACTCACTGGTCTGTCGTAG
- a CDS encoding DUF1588 domain-containing protein has protein sequence MKTQNQSVVLSRLVILLNAVLVTGLPSEVCADEKSGALVARSEQSDLLERGALIYKDKCAVCHGAAGEGVKDEYGKFHDKLAGDMTIGELTKLVHDTMPDGEADQCVGEDARAVSEYIHYSFYSEAAQIRNRPPRIAFARLTANQLRQSLADLYAHFGGVPAVADKSGVKAIYFNGPRWKNENKKIERTDPTIDFDFGHESPGEGIEAKSFYIYWEGGLRADVTGRYEIVVRSTCSFVMDFGKLGRRFIDNHVQSGDKTEFRESLILTAGRVYPFKIDFIQRERKTELPPARISLSWIPPHGVEEIVPSRNLIPSASNATFSIQTTLPPDDRSYGYERGIAVSREWDDSTTAAAIEFSQIAVDELWPGYARRKKDVPDENRARLKGFLSELVETAFRSPLDEQLRTLYVDQQVDATEDDAEAIKRVCLLALKSPRFLYPTADHTQAVSRRAATRLSLTLFDSVPADPWLLKLAAEDKLGTADAIRSAASRMVQDYRTRGKTREMLYAWLNLSQMHDISKDHELFPGYDEQMVADLRASLNAFLDDIVWNGSGDLRQMFLADWSYTTDRMAEFYGDGWKPADVEGPRLRKTSSDPIARIGLINHPFLMSGLAYHDTSSPIHRGVFLIRYMLGRTLRPPADAFSPLSPDLHPDLTTRERVALQTSPDTCQMCHSKINGLGFTLENFDAVGRYREKERSKPVDSSGFYTDRQDVPQSFSGPHDLGQYLASADDTHRAFVNRAFQHFVKQPPAAYGPETLEKLTEKFRQSGYNIRELLVEIAVTAATEPIPKSSN, from the coding sequence ATGAAAACCCAGAATCAATCCGTGGTTCTTTCCCGGCTGGTGATTCTATTGAACGCCGTGTTGGTGACAGGGCTGCCTTCTGAAGTTTGTGCGGATGAAAAATCGGGAGCACTCGTCGCTCGGTCAGAACAGTCTGATCTTCTTGAACGTGGTGCTTTGATCTACAAGGACAAGTGCGCTGTTTGTCACGGGGCCGCCGGCGAAGGTGTCAAAGATGAATACGGCAAGTTTCATGACAAGCTTGCGGGTGACATGACCATCGGGGAGTTAACAAAACTCGTTCATGACACCATGCCGGATGGCGAGGCTGATCAATGCGTGGGGGAAGATGCGCGTGCTGTTTCGGAGTACATCCACTATTCGTTCTACAGTGAGGCAGCACAGATCCGAAACCGGCCACCCCGTATTGCTTTCGCCCGATTAACGGCGAATCAGCTCCGGCAAAGTCTGGCTGATTTGTATGCACACTTTGGTGGCGTACCAGCGGTTGCAGACAAGTCTGGTGTGAAAGCCATCTACTTCAACGGTCCTCGCTGGAAGAACGAAAACAAGAAAATCGAACGCACAGATCCGACGATTGATTTTGACTTTGGTCACGAGAGCCCTGGGGAAGGAATTGAAGCCAAGTCGTTCTACATTTACTGGGAAGGTGGCCTGCGAGCGGATGTCACTGGACGGTATGAAATCGTTGTTCGCAGTACCTGTTCATTCGTCATGGACTTTGGCAAGCTGGGCCGGAGATTCATCGATAATCATGTTCAATCAGGCGATAAGACAGAGTTTCGTGAATCGTTGATCCTGACTGCGGGTCGCGTATATCCGTTCAAAATCGATTTTATCCAGCGCGAGCGCAAGACAGAATTGCCGCCTGCACGGATATCACTGAGCTGGATTCCTCCTCACGGTGTTGAGGAAATTGTACCGTCTCGGAATCTGATTCCGTCCGCTTCCAATGCGACATTTTCAATTCAGACAACTCTGCCACCGGACGACCGCAGCTACGGTTACGAACGTGGGATTGCCGTTAGTCGTGAATGGGATGATTCAACGACGGCCGCCGCAATCGAGTTTTCACAGATTGCAGTTGATGAATTGTGGCCAGGGTACGCGCGAAGAAAGAAGGATGTCCCGGATGAAAACCGAGCCCGGTTGAAAGGATTCCTCAGCGAGCTGGTTGAGACAGCGTTTCGAAGTCCACTGGATGAACAACTGCGAACGCTCTACGTTGATCAACAGGTTGATGCGACAGAGGACGATGCCGAAGCCATCAAACGTGTTTGCCTGCTTGCTCTGAAGTCGCCCCGTTTTCTTTACCCTACGGCAGATCATACACAAGCTGTATCTCGCCGTGCAGCAACTCGTCTTTCGCTGACACTATTCGATTCGGTACCTGCGGATCCGTGGTTATTGAAGCTGGCTGCGGAGGACAAGCTGGGCACTGCTGACGCCATTCGGTCGGCTGCCAGTCGTATGGTGCAGGATTACCGCACGCGTGGTAAGACACGGGAAATGTTGTATGCATGGCTGAATCTTTCTCAGATGCATGACATAAGTAAGGATCATGAGCTGTTTCCGGGATACGACGAACAGATGGTTGCAGATCTTCGCGCGTCTCTGAATGCATTTCTGGATGACATCGTTTGGAATGGTTCCGGCGATCTCCGCCAGATGTTTCTGGCTGACTGGAGTTATACGACAGACCGAATGGCGGAATTCTACGGCGATGGATGGAAACCTGCAGATGTCGAGGGTCCGCGGTTGAGGAAGACTTCCAGCGATCCGATTGCACGGATTGGATTAATCAATCATCCATTTCTGATGAGCGGGCTGGCCTACCACGACACCTCTTCTCCCATTCATCGTGGCGTCTTTCTGATTCGGTATATGCTGGGCCGAACTCTGCGGCCTCCGGCTGACGCGTTTTCGCCATTGAGTCCGGATTTACACCCGGATTTAACAACTCGGGAGCGGGTTGCCCTTCAGACCAGCCCCGACACGTGCCAAATGTGTCATTCAAAGATCAACGGGCTCGGATTTACTCTGGAAAACTTCGACGCGGTCGGTCGATATCGGGAAAAAGAACGTAGCAAGCCTGTGGATTCGAGCGGTTTCTACACGGATCGACAGGATGTTCCGCAAAGTTTCTCCGGCCCACACGACCTGGGGCAGTACCTCGCCAGCGCAGATGATACCCACAGGGCGTTCGTCAACCGGGCATTTCAGCACTTTGTTAAACAACCTCCTGCAGCGTATGGTCCGGAGACTCTGGAAAAACTCACTGAAAAGTTTCGACAAAGCGGTTATAATATTCGAGAACTGCTTGTGGAGATTGCCGTCACAGCAGCCACAGAACCGATCCCGAAATCATCGAATTGA